Proteins from a single region of Malassezia restricta chromosome IV, complete sequence:
- a CDS encoding arp2 3 complex 34 kda subunit: MAQAHVLWAFQAQPSTRESRQRRRDLSDVTEAYSSDEDADQPYPAFPENGFGVSRPPTTSTPHDLSALEEQAEDRRWLPSTNVIVRAGSTQHTAELAMRQRARQEARRAARALHIPWRGQVADDARLLRVLDGVPPLGSTEDADQLSDWEEALETAKQDRLRFGERDIVQIGRRRTLYEEEMSHTDDDIQRPPSGASLVNSPSILPDHTVPPPLVGPVPWESMSADANPLSASWSDTTYPSLNTLRRHDGGLRPPASPPHRWTPQGPPRLAAAAAVLDRLTAHDSMSYEDDTADMDTSL; this comes from the coding sequence ATGGCACAAGCCCATGTGTTGTGGGCCTTCCAGGCGCAGCCGTCGACGCGCGAGtcgcggcagcggcggcgtgaTCTCAGTGATGTGACAGAGGCATATTCCTCAGATGAAGACGCCGATCAGCCGTATCCGGCGTTCCCTGAAAATGGTTTTGGTGTGTCGCGGCccccgacgacgagcacgcCCCACGACTTGTCGGCGCTGGAAGAGCAAGCAGAGGATCGTCGCTGGCTGCCATCGACAAATGTGATCGTGCGCGCAGGTTCCACACAGCACACAGCAGAGCTAGCTATGCGGCAACGTGCGCGTCAGgaagctcgtcgtgcagcacgcgcctTGCACATTCCATGGCGTGGGCAAGTCGCAGACGATGCACGGCTcctgcgtgtgctggatggtgtgccgccgctcggAAGTACCGAAGATGCTGATCAGCTCAGTGATTGGGAAGAAGCCTTGGAAACGGCGAAGCAGGACCGATTGCGGTTTGGCGAGCGCGATATTGTGCAGATTGGACGTCGGCGCACGCTGTATGAGGAGGAAATGAGCCATACAGACGACGATATCCAGCGGCCGCCCTCGGGTGCGAGTTTGGTCAATTCGCCTTCTATTTTGCCTGACCACactgtgccgccgcccctAGTAGGACCGGTGCCGTGGGAGAGTATGAGTGCCGACGCGAATCCTCTATCCGCGTCATGGTCAGACACAACATACCCAAGTCTGAACACACTCAGACGACATGACGGCGGACTGCGTCCGCCCGCTTCTCCGCCGCACCGGTGGACACCACAAGGCCCACCTCGGCttgcggcggcggcggcggtgctcGATCGTCTCACAGCGCATGATTCGATGTCATATGAGGACGACACGGCCGATATGGACACGTCCCTGTAG
- a CDS encoding enoyl-CoA hydratase/isomerase family, translating into MSLFRAATQARCLVRAARWTRVGAAAYSTGASETKVYHSKDGTPLVGSEFLRDKRIWILHLLAKETPDNRLTHTFIQSGLLPALRDVRQQWNAWVKAKDTAEGAALVTAPPTDSKFFSNGLDLLKAVQDPHFFNDYLNAMFYELLTFPIPTVASMGGHAFAAGFTLALAHDYRVMNSERGYACMNEIEFGAPIPKGMLGVIRSVAVSPLVQRKIALEAHRFQATEALQHGLVDATAQGTQATLDMALALAEKLRSRSAKNAWQSIRESLKEEALAAQFERPRALHTFSME; encoded by the coding sequence ATGTCGCTCTTTCGTGCCGCCACGCAGGCTCGGTGCCTtgtgcgcgccgcgcgctgGACACGTGTAGGTGCGGCTGCTTATAGTACGGGCGCTTCCGAGACCAAGGTGTACCACTCAAAAgacggcacgccgctcgtggGCTCTGAGTTTCTGAGGGACAAGCGTATTTGGAtcctgcacctgctggcCAAGGAGACACCGGATAACCGGCTCACACATACGTTCATTCAGAGCGGCCTGCTGCCTGCcctgcgcgacgtgcgacAGCAATGGAATGCATGGGTCAAGGCGAAGGACACGGCCGAgggtgcggcgctggtgaCGGCTCCGCCGACGGACAGCAAATTTTTCTCGAATGGTCTCGATCTGCTCAAGGCCGTGCAAGACCCGCACTTTTTCAACGACTATCTGAATGCCATGTTTTACGAGCTGCTGACATTCCCGATCCCGACGGTCGCGTCGATGGGCGGGCATGCGTTCGCCGCGGGCTTTACTCTGGCCCTGGCGCATGACTACCGCGTCATGAACTCGGAACGTGGCTATGCATGCATGAACGAAATCGAGTTTGGCGCACCGATTCCGAAGGGCATGCTCGGTGTGATCAGGTCTGTGGCCGTGTCGCCCCTCGTGCAACGCAAGATCGCGTTGGAGGCACACCGATTCCAGGCCACCGAGGCACTACAGCATGGCCTTGTGGATGCTACGGCTCAGGGTACGCAGGCTACGTTGGACATGGCGCTCGCTCTGGCTGAGAAGCTTCGCTCACGTTCCGCCAAGAACGCGTGGCAATCAATTCGCGAATCACTGAAAGAAGAGGCCCTGGCCGCTCAGTTTGAGCGCCCGCGAGCGCTTCACACCTTCTCCATGGAGTAG
- a CDS encoding heat shock factor-binding protein 1, giving the protein MSNSAGESATTQQLGDWVESLLAQVEKRFAEQNQQVVKRMNEMADRIDALESSILELVHGSEAKPAPAA; this is encoded by the coding sequence ATGAGCAATAGCGCGGGCGAGTCTGCTACAACGCAGCAGCTAGGCGACTGGGTCGAATCGCTTCTTGCGCAAGTCGAGAAGCGCTTTGCCGAGCAGAATCAGCAAGTGGTGAAGCGTATGAACGAGATGGCCGATCGTATCGACGCGCTGGAGTCTTCGATTCTGGAGCTGGTGCATGGCTCTGAGGCCAAGCCCGCGCCTGCAGCCTAG
- a CDS encoding glutamate decarboxylase encodes MVLSMSVDPEEYVQRAQVQESNAALHKARSHKNNGVMSHYTLAGRYGTKPIPKYHLPEKGLSERSTYHLLSNELLLDGKPGLNLASYVQTWMPEEATKLMVETIGINLCDQDEYPATISIHTRCISILSNLWKAPKTCIKDDGRRLAAMGTATTGSSEAIMLGLLCAKRRWQQKRKAEGKDIHNPGPNLVFGANVQVCVEKFARYWEVEERPVPVDESTNYCLDPKRAMDYIDENTIAVVVILGSTYTGHYEPVEEMAHELDELQQRTGLDIPIHVDGASGAMVAPFATPDHKWSFDIPRVASINTSGHKFGLVYPGIGWIIFRSPELVPSDLVFELHYLGSVEYSFGLNFSRPAAPMLGQMFNFISLGREGFTASMEACLMNARLLSRALEYSGLFCVLSDIHRPAKKSVRVTTEASKYCPGLPVVSFRWTDEVRQEYPEMEQGWVQTLLRAKGWIVPNYELPPNLEKVQILRVVVRENVTESLIEVLVQDLISITRHLMEQQRVARTVCKDTASATDMTNMLLTGHYEHGKNHGRPDGHGQPPKGYKSQC; translated from the coding sequence ATGGTGCTGTCTATGAGTGTTGACCCTGAGGAGTATGTGCAGCGCGCACAGGTCCAGGAGAGCAATGCGGCCCTGCACAAGGCGCGCAGCCACAAGAACAATGGAGTCATGTCGCACTACACACTGGCCGGCCGCTATGGCACGAAGCCCATTCCGAAGTACCATCTGCCTGAGAAGGGCCTTTCGGAGCGCTCTACGTACCATTTGCTCAGCAACGAGCTTCTGCTCGATGGCAAGCCGGGCCTGAACCTTGCGTCGTATGTCCAGACATGGATGCCGGAGGAAGCGACCAAGCTTATGGTCGAGACGATTGGCATCAACTTGTGTGACCAGGACGAGTACCCTGCGACGATCTCGATCCATACGCGCTGCATTTCGATCCTGTCGAACCTGTGGaaggcgcccaagacgtGCATCAAGGACGATGGCCGCCGACTTGCCGCGATGGGCACGGCCACGACCGGCTCATCGGAGGCTATCATGCTCGGACTGCTTTGTGCCAAGCGCCGCTGGCAGCagaagcgcaaggcggAGGGCAAGGATATCCACAACCCAGGCCCGAATCTGGTGTTTGGTGCGAACGTGCAGGTGTGCGTGGAAAAGTTTGCGCGCTACTGGGAGGTTGAGGAGCGTCCCGTGCCGGTGGACGAGTCGACGAACTACTGCCTTGATCCGAAGCGTGCGATGGACTACATTGACGAGAACACGATTGCTGTCGTCGTGATTCTCGGCTCGACGTACACGGGCCACTATGAGCCTGTGGAGGAAATGGCTCAtgagctcgatgagctgcagcagagGACGGGCCTGGACATACCGATCCACGTTGATGGTGCGTCTGGTGCGATGGTGGCGCCGTTTGCGACGCCTGACCACAAATGGAGCTTTGATATCCCGCGTGTGGCCTCGATCAATACGTCGGGCCACAAGTTTGGTCTCGTGTATCCTGGTATCGGCTGGATCATCTTCCGTTCGCCGGAGCTTGTGCCGAGTGACCTGGTGTTTGAGCTGCACTATCTTGGCTCTGTTGAGTACTCGTTTGGTCTGAACTTTTCGCGCCCTGCAGCCCCGATGCTGGGCCAGATGTTCAACTTTATCTCGCTCGGCCGCGAGGGATTCACGGCGTCGATGGAGGCCTGTCTTATGAATGCCCGGCTGCTGTCGCGTGCGCTGGAGTACAGTGGCTTGTTCTGTGTGTTGTCGGACATTCATCGTCCGGCGAAGAAGAGCGTGCGTGTGACGACGGAAGCGTCCAAGTATTGTCCTGGCCTGCCTGTCGTGTCGTTCCGTTGGACCGACGAGGTCAGGCAGGAGTATCCGGAGATGGAGCAGGGCTGGGtccagacgctgctgcgtgccaaggGCTGGATTGTGCCGAACTATGAGCTGCCTCCGAACCTGGAGAAGGTGCAGATTCTGCGTGTCGTTGTGCGCGAAAACGTCACGGAGAGTTTGAtcgaggtgctggtgcaggACCTGATTAGCATTACGCGGCACTtgatggagcagcagcgcgtggctcgcaCCGTGTGCAAGGACACGGCTTCTGCGACCGACATGACCAACATGCTTTTGACTGGCCACTACGAGCACGGAAAGAACCACGGGCGTCCGGATGGGCACGGCCAGCCGCCGAAGGGCTACAAGAGTCAGTGCTAA
- a CDS encoding DNA-(apurinic or apyrimidinic site) lyase, translating into MTKRAASAAADDAKRVRVDAPVSPAAPSGRDHVAPACLPRNTQLPSGPLSIDACAPGCTRIAIWNITSLKSSDNKGLMRYLHAENADVVVLSETKVNQVPSHAGLDAMYKYRYWGIGEKKGYAGIAVLSKRKPVHVDYGLPGFDDPSSQARMLTVEFPHTVLVGTYAVNAGDGLKTLPNKNRWNDALEQHLLSLQSKNKDVIWCGDLNVVWDDRDLAGASKKWNKAAGYTQAECDAHRRVLASTHMCDAWRERHPDAVGHYTYYGWRGQCRSRGSGWRIDTFIVPQQSLDRVKRCEIRHEIYGASDHLPVVMDWDGEL; encoded by the exons AtgacgaagcgcgcggCTAGTGCCGCGGCGGACGATGcgaagcgcgtgcgcgtaGACGCACCTGTatcgcctgccgcgccgagcgggcgcgatcacgtcgcgccCGCGTGCCTCCCACGCAATACACAGCTGCCGAGCGGCCCTCTATCGATcgacgcgtgtgcgccaggatgcacgcgcatcgcgatcTGGAACATTACGTCTCTCAAGAGCTCCGACAACAAGGGGCTCATGCGGTACCTGCACGCGGAAAACGCGGACGTGGTCGTGCTGTCCGAGACCAAGGTGAACCAGGTGCCGTCGCACGCCGGCCTGGATGCTATGTACAAGTACCGATACTGGGGCATTGGCGAGAAAAAGGGGTACGCGGGCATCGCTGTCCTCTCGAAGCGCAAGCCCGTGCACGTCGACTACGGCCTGCCCGGCTTTGACGACCCCAGCTCCCAGGCACGCATGCTGACCGTCGAATTCCCGCACACCGTGCTGGTCGGGACGTATGCGGTCAACGCCGGCGACGGGCTCAAGACACTGCCGAACAAGAATCGCTGGAacgacgcgctcgaacAGCACCTGCTCTCCCTCCAGTCCAAGAACAAGGACGTGATTTGGTGCGGCGATCTCAACGTCGTCTGGGACGAccgcgacttggccggcgcctcgaAAAAGTGGAACAAGGCGGCTGGGTACACGCAAGCAGAGTGCGATGCGCACCGCCGCGTGCTGGCATCGACGCACATGTgcgacgcatggcgcgagcGGCATCCCGACGCCGTCGGACACTACACCTACTATGGATGGCGCGGCCAGTGCCGGAGCCGCGGCTCTGGCTGGCGCATCGATACCTTCATCGTTCCACAGCAGTCGCTCGACCGCGTCAAGCGCTGCGAGATCCGGCACGAGATCTACGGCGCCAGCGATCATCTGCCCGTG GTGATGGACTGGGACGGCGAGCTGTGA
- a CDS encoding COMPASS component SWD2: MDDEASASRPPLALSLELVSSFKPAKVFKDFVQPDCRVTSLDYDDRGELCVTASDDETIQLYNCRSGKHIKTLYSKKYGVHLARFTHRSSAIVYASTKEDDTVRYHSLHDNKYLQYFRGHKRRVTSLAMSPVDDTFLSAAVDDSVRLWDLRTPAAQGNMRIQGHPIVAYDPSGLVFGIALNERSSILLYDIRKFDQNPFITITIDDTAALSQIMMPPRIPVLTHLSFSHTGQYILAGTSGDVHYIADTYTGKVVYRLTGHIGLERADGASVGLVPKAGISGQEMCWTPDGRMVIAGSAAGQVHVWALPEHPPATLPATLHSTTTLQGQEGTPSVVAFNPRCAHMCTAGAQVAFWLPDLP; encoded by the coding sequence atggacgacgaagcgAGCGCGTCTAggccgccgctggcgctgaGCTTGGAACTAGTGTCTTCGTTTAAGCCTGCCAAGGTGTTCAAAGACTTTGTGCAGCCTGACTGCCGCGTGACAAGTCTGGATTACGATGATCGTGGCGAGCTCTGTGTGACGgcgtcggacgacgagacGATCCAGCTGTACAACTGCCGCTCTGGCAAGCACATCAAGACGCTCTACAGTAAAAAGTACGGCGTCCACTTGGCGAGATTTACGCATCGCTCTTCGGCTATTGTGTACGCTTCGACGAAGGAAGATGACACGGTGCGGTACCACTCGCTCCACGACAACAAATACCTGCAGTACTTCCGAGGACAcaagcgccgcgtcacGTCGCTTGCGATGTCGCCTGTCGACGACACATTTCTCTCGGCAGCGGTGGATGACTCTGTGCGACTGTGGgatctgcgcacgccggcGGCCCAGGGGAACATGCGCATCCAAGGCCATCCGATCGTGGCGTACGACCCCTCTGGTCTTGTGTTTGGCATTGCGCTGAACGAGCGCTCATCCATTCTGCTGTATGATATTCGAAAATTTGACCAAAACCCGTTCATCACCATCACGATTGACGACACGGCTGCACTATCGCAGATCATGATGCCTCCCCGCATTCCTGTGCTCACCCACCTCAGCTTTAGCCACACGGGGCAGTATATTCTCGCAGGCACCTCTGGTGACGTGCACTACATTGCTGATACTTATACGGGCAAGGTGGTATACCGCCTGACGGGGCACATTGGCCTGGAACGAGCTGACGGCGCGTCGGTGGGGCTTGTGCCGAAGGCCGGTATCAGTGGCCAGGAGATGTGCTGGACACCGGACGGACGCATGGTCATTGCCGGCTCAGCGGCGGGCCAGGTGCATGTGTGGGCGCTGCCAGAGCACCCTCCGGCCACGCTGCCGGCCACGCTGCATTCGACTACGACACTACAAGGGCAGGAAGGCACGCccagcgtcgtggcatTCAATCCACGCTGTGCACACATGTGCACCGCTGGAGCCCAAGTCGCCTTCTGGCTGCCTGATTTACCGTAG
- a CDS encoding oxidoreductase, which translates to MSMNAIITQGISNAAVKQVEVPKLAPRSIKVKVLANALNPTDWKHLDYVGRAGTTVGSDFVGTVVEKAPDAGTSVQVGDRVAGCVHGGWEEGVGAFADYVVTVPEAVVAVPEAMKTEEAAGLGVAGFTALLGMFQDKHLGLPQPTSTDVPPVDPKLKVLVWSGASSVGQFVIQIGRLIGAYVIVTASKKHEAWLKSLGAAEVHDYADAETPKRIAGAHPDIKYAFDTYSMNGSQETIAGILTKEEENRIVSILSVDEARVKQINPKTKATFFILYTVSGKRTEIFGALFEEDYCKEDAEALAKVCSGKDGLFYKLLSSGAVKPNRTSVQSGGFSGMFQGMDAMRQNKVSGEKLVYPHA; encoded by the coding sequence ATGAGCATGAACGCCATCATCACGCAAGGTATCTCGAACGCTGCCGTCAAGCAGGTGGAAGTACCCAAGCTTGCGCCTCGCTCTATCAAAGTCAAGGTTCTGGCGAATGCTCTGAACCCGACGGACTGGAAGCACTTGGATTACGTGGGCCGTGCGGGCACGACTGTTGGCTCTGACTTCGTCGGCACTGTCGTGGAAAAGGCACCAGATGCAGGCACATCGGTCCAAGTGGGTGACCGCGTGGCTGGCTGCGTGCACGGTGGCTGGGAAGAAGGCGTCGGTGCGTTTGCCGACTACGTCGTTACTGTCCCTGAGGCAGTTGTGGCGGTACCCGAAGCCATGAAGACTGAGGAAGCCGCTGGTCTGGGTGTGGCTGGATTCACCGCACTCCTTGGTATGTTCCAGGACAAGCATCTTGGCCTCCCGCAGCCCACAAGCACGGATGTGCCGCCCGTGGACCCTAAGCTCAAGGTGCTGGTCTGGTCTGGTGCTTCGTCGGTGGGTCAGTTTGTCATTCAGATTGGCCGTCTCATTGGTGCCTATGTGATCGTCACTGCTTCTAAGAAGCACGAGGCGTGGCTCAAGTCGCTGGGTGCGGCGGAAGTGCATGACTACGCTGATGCTGAGACGCCTAAGCGTATTGCTGGCGCTCACCCTGACATTAAGTACGCGTTCGACACGTACTCGATGAATGGCTCGCAGGAAACCATTGCCGGTATCCTGACCAAGGAAGAGGAGAACAGGATCGTCTCGATTCTGTCGGTTGACGAAGCTCGCGTGAAGCAAATCAACCCCAAGACCAAGGCCACGTTCTTCATCCTCTACACTGTGTCCGGCAAGAGGACGGAAATCTTTGGTGCTCTCTTCGAGGAAGACTACTGCAAAGAAGATGCTGAAGCGCTGGCTAAGGTGTGCAGCGGCAAGGACGGCTTGTTCTACAAGCTCCTGTCTTCGGGTGCAGTGAAGCCGAACCGTACCAGCGTGCAGTCGGGCGGCTTCTCTGGTATGTTCCAGGGTATGGACGCCATGCGTCAAAACAAGGTGTCTGGCGAAAAGCTCGTCTACCCTCATGCCTAA
- a CDS encoding leucine-rich repeat protein: MTAFKVRLRVPSAQNAQASSGPKEASPSSSASQPDAEAAAESPADVSLQGEAASEDELADDSMAAEGSPDTSLNTTEPSKSKKAKSHRRLPPAPGSISAVAATLSLEELDALPSAKRRKGLKTRGAPGPGRGWRKGLSKGQKPVYRLPGSGMSTADLPQNLAVQATTPPTIGKMAAAMTSETSSAQKRKHSSSTKTDSPAPSTSTIRVAQNAPDAVFKYPSIPSSKDTPDILPLARIPNYIPTIQPLARSFASNKPRPWRQATREILSIGGRPWRAPVWLSEASDEPAAPQEAPASEESTPAPATASSPA; the protein is encoded by the coding sequence ATGACGGCCTTCAAGGTGCGACTGCGTGTGCCGTCGGCGCAAAATGCCCAAGCCTCGTCGGGGCCTAAGGAAGCATCGCCGTCGTCTTCAGCGTCACAGCCCGATGctgaggcggcggctgaGTCGCCTGCGGATGTCTCCTTGCAGGGCGAAGCGGCCTCAGAGGACGAATTAGCAGACGATTCCATGGCCGCAGAGGGCTCACCCGATACGAGCCTGAACACTACTGAACCGAGCAAAAGCAAAAAGGCCAAGTCCCATCGCCGCTTGCCGCCTGCGCCCGGCTCCATCTCAGCGGTGGCTGCTACCCTCTCCCTCGAGGAACTCGATGCACTTCCGTCGGCTAAGCGGAGAAAGGGACTCAAGACACGCGGCGCCCCGGGCCCTGGTCGTGGCTGGCGAAAGGGACTGTCCAAGGGACAAAAGCCCGTGTACCGCCTTCCAGGATCGGGCATGTCGACAGCGGACCTGCCCCAGAACCTGGCTGTGCaagcgacgacgccaccgacgaTCGGGAAGATGGCCGCGGCTATGACGTCAGAGACATCGAGCGCCCAGAAACGCAAGCATTCCTCCAGTACCAAGACGGATTCGCCCGCCCCCTCTACCAGCACGATCAGAGTGGCGCAGAATGCGCCAGACGCCGTATTCAAATACCCATCGATTCCTTCGTCGAAAGACACACCAGATATCCTGCCATTGGCGCGCATCCCCAACTATATTCCCACGATACAGCCGCTTGCGCGATCCTTTGCATCCAACAAGCCGCGGCCCTGGCggcaggcgacgcgcgaGATTCTCAGTATCGGCGGTCGTCCATGGCGTGCGCCCGTGTGGCTGAGTGAGGCGTCAGACGAgccggccgcgccgcagGAGGCACCAGCCTCGGAGGAGTCGACGCCCGCACCAGCCACAGCTTCGTCACCGGCCTAA
- a CDS encoding large subunit ribosomal protein LP0, producing the protein MGVGRASKENWFARLNELIDSYSSIFVVNIDNVSSQQMHQIRQSLRGEATVLMGKNTMVRRALRQVISERPEFERLVPYVRGNVGFVFTSGDLKEVRDKVISNRVAAPARAGAFAPVDIYVPAGNTGMEPGKTSFFQALGVPTKIARGTIEIVSDVRVVESGNRVGQSESALLNLLNISPFTYGMTVVQIFDNGQVFASDVLDVSEEELVGRFTQGIQQVASISLALNYPTIASVMHSLVNSYKNLLAVSLATEYEFEGSAKLKEMLANPEAFAAAAAPAAAEEAAAPAEEAKEEAKEEEEEDEDMGFGLFE; encoded by the coding sequence ATGGGTGTTGGACGTGCCTCGAAGGAGAACTGGTTCGCCAGGCTGAACGAGCTGATCGACTCGTACTCGTCGATCTTCGTTGTGAACATTGACAACGTCAGCTCGCAGCAGATGCACCAGATCCGTCAGTCGCTGCGTGGTGAGGCCACGGTGCTTATGGGTAAGAACACGATGGTGCGTCGTGCCCTGCGCCAGGTCATCTCGGAGCGCCCAGAGTTTGAGCGCCTGGTGCCCTACGTGCGTGGCAACGTTGGTTTCGTGTTCACGTCGGGCGACCTCAAGGAGGTGCGTGACAAGGTGATTTCGAACCGTGTGGCTGCTCCTGCTCGTGCTGGTGCCTTTGCGCCTGTGGATATTTACGTGCCGGCCGGTAACACGGGTATGGAACCCGGTAAGACGTCCTTCTTCCAGGCTCTTGGTGTGCCCACCAAGATTGCCCGTGGTACGATTGAAATTGTGTCGGACGTCAGGGTCGTCGAGTCGGGCAACCGTGTCGGTCAGTCCGAGTCGGCTCTGTTGAACCTGCTCAACATCTCGCCTTTCACGTACGGTATGACGGTTGTGCAGATCTTTGACAACGGTCAGGTGTTCGCGAGCGACGTTCTCGACGTGAGCGAGGAGGAGCTCGTTGGCCGCTTCACGCAGGGTATCCAGCAGGTCGCTTCGATCTCGCTGGCCCTCAACTACCCTACGATTGCCTCGGTCATGCACTCGCTTGTCAACTCGTACAAGAACCTGCTGGCCGTCTCGCTGGCTACCGAGTACGAGTTTGAGGGCTCGGCTAAGCTGAAGGAGATGCTTGCCAACCCTGAGGCCTttgctgccgctgctgcccCTGCTGCTGCGGAGGAGGCTGCTGCCCCAGCCGAGGAGGCTAAGGAAGAGGCcaaggaagaagaggaagaggacgaggacaTGGGCTTCGGTCTCTTTGAGTAG
- a CDS encoding enoyl-CoA hydratase/isomerase family → MSSQVKVYRAREDDVPLVRSEYLTDRGIWVLTMCGEQTPDNRLTHTFLREGIIPALRDVRAEWHSRVEQDEINGGAALVTTAELSNKIFSNGLDLFNAIADPHFFNEYLNAMFYELLTFPIPTVAAITGHAFAGGCTLALAHDYRVMNAQRGYLCMNEIEFGAHIPSGMLGTIKSVVKSFQTMRKLVLEGHRFTSQEALEHGLVDAVADSPEAVLQTAMGMAEKLRSRSASNGWQVNKELLHRESLAMQFEPPRVASKL, encoded by the coding sequence ATGTCGAGCCAAGTCAAGGTATACCGGGCGCGCGAGGATGACGTGCCGCTGGTGCGCTCCGAGTACCTAACTGACCGCGGAATCTGGGTGCTTACGATGTGTGGCGAGCAGACGCCAGACAACCGTCTGACGCACACGTTCCTCAGAGAAGGTATCATACCGGCCTTGCGTGACGTTCGGGCTGAATGGCACAGCCGCGTCGAGCAGGACGAAATAAATGGCGGTGCAGCTCTCGTCACGACCGCCGAGCTCTCGAACAAGATTTTCTCGAACGGTCTCGACCTGTTCAATGCGATTGCGGATCCGCACTTTTTCAACGAGTATCTGAATGCCATGTTTtacgagctgctcacgTTCCCCATTCCCACAGTGGCGGCCATCACGGGCCATGCATTTGCTGGTGGATGCACACTCGCATTAGCACACGACTACCGCGTGATGAACGCCCAGCGCGGCTACCTGTGCATGAACGAAATCGAGTTCGGAGCACATATCCCCAGCGGCATGCTGGGCACGATCAAGTCGGTGGTCAAGTCGTTCCAGACTATGCGcaagctcgtgctggaGGGACACCGCTTCACTTCGCAGGAAGCGCTGGAGCATGGTCTGGTGGATGCGGTCGCGGACTCGCCTGAGGCCGTGCTGCAGACAGCCATGGGCATGGCAGAAAAGCTGCGttcgcgcagcgcgagcaaTGGCTGGCAAGTGAACAAGGAACTGCTTCATCGCGAGTCGCTTGCGATGCAGTTTgagccgccgcgcgtggCGTCAAAGTTGTAA
- a CDS encoding CORD and CS domain protein codes for MVLCKRRGCGTEFDATGVSQGPCTYHPGAPVFHEGLKSWSCCKETNKPVLEFEQFMKLPGCAMAEAHTDEAQPLPTPQKPAVSNEEERLSTTLNAVQLNKPAPIPPPTQGPPPPAPEPRDPDSLVHVPAGTACRRSGCNYVQKEALDTRDKTQETCRYHKGVPIFHEGSKGYTCCKRRVLHFDDFLQIEPCTKAEHGHLFEAPKPADNGRVECRMDHYETPGDVRVTVYAKGVEQSNSVIEIRENEVVLSLALGATPSIPHTRRFERTLQLYAPVNPSASTCTLGKMKLDLVLAKQTEGESWPTLERGERVFGYGLTFGRRTA; via the exons ATGGTATTGTGCAAGCGAAGAGGATGCGGTACAGAGTTCGACGCCACAGGCGTCTCCCAAGGGCCCTGCACGTACCACCCAGGTGCGCCTGTCTTCCATGAGGGTCTCAAGTCGTGGTCCTGCTGCAAAGAGACCAACAAACCCGTGCTGGAATTTGAGCAGTTCATGAAGCTGCCTGGCTGTGCTATGGCCGAGGCACATACAGACGAGGCACAGCCATTACCGACCCCGCAGAAACCAGCTGTGAGTAACGAGGAAGAGCGTCTCAGCACCACGTTGAATGCGGTTCAATTGAACAAGCCGGCGCCTATTCCGCCACCCACTCAAGGTCCCCCGCCACCCGCACCTGAGCCGCGCGATCCCGACTCGCTCGTTCATGTGCCAGCAGGAACAGCATGCCGCCGCAGTGGCTGTAACTACGTGCAAAAAGAGGCCCTCGATACCCGAGACAAGACGCAAGAGACGTGTCGGTATCACAAAGGTGTGCCCATTTTTCACGAGGGGTCCAAGGGCTACACATGCTGCAAGCGGCGTGTCTTGCACTTTGATGATTTCCTGCAGATCGAGCCGTGCACGAAAGCGGAACATGGCCACCTCTtcgaggcgcccaagccagCTGACAACGGCCGAGTCGAATGCCGCATGGACCACTATGAAACACCGGGCGATGTGCGCGTCACTGTATACGCCAAAGGCGTCGAGCAAAGTAACAGCGTGATTGAGATTCGCGAGAACGAG GTCGTGCTTTCGCTGGCCCTGGGCGCAACACCATCCATTccgcacacgcgccgctttGAGCGCACGCTTCAGTTATACGCGCCTGTGAACCCTAGCGCGTCAACTTGTACGCTAGGCAAGATGAAACTCGATCTTGTTCTGGCAAAGCAGACCGAGGGAGAGAGCTGGCCTACCCtcgagcgtggcgagcgTGTGTTCGGCTATGGCCTCACGTTCGGGCGCCGTACAGCATGA